In the Bicyclus anynana chromosome 22, ilBicAnyn1.1, whole genome shotgun sequence genome, CTAATTATATTGTTGTTATGTAATTCGTGGTCACTTTTGTTAGGAAGCTGTGTAAATGTCGGACGACCAAGATATGATAATTTGTATGATGTTGTGACGCGGACCTTCCTGTGACGCGCCGGCCGTGCTTACGTCAGTGGCTGCCGCGCGCACGCGTTCGTCGCAGCGCACTCGTAACATGCCGATACTGTATTATTGCTTTCATGCGCTTACTTACTCTTCAgtctagttcggactacttaagaagtttagtcgagtagcgtaaaaGGCTGCTAAACGCGTCACAAcaccaaaactatttttttggtGTTTAGACACGTTTAGGAGCAAATACGCTACTCGGCTAactgctaaagtagtccaaatatttttttatggatcATCTTGACTTGCGTTaccttgtttttatttatattggtaACTTCCTTCATTTGTGAGTAGATAGCGCTGTTTTAGCAATATGTAACTTCTTTAATTTTACGCGATCGGACAAGTATGAGCTCGCTCTCAACACAAGGGACGCGCTGCTCAGTCAAACTATAATAAGATTCGAGAAGCTATTACGCTAACGTCTACGCTGCGACGACGGCATGCACTAGAAAAGGtgattttaatgttataaaattctCATAAACACGCTAAAACATttcgaaatgtttttttttgtcagaaaagaaaattaaaatgtaatacgTTGTATAACCGTCCACAGGATCATTATCTTTGACATTTGGCGTGTGTCTGATCTAAATTTTAAGTTGgcccgtttatatctacagacacagtgcgtgacagacaagtagcgtggcagacacccacagacaccgtgtATTCACACTGCTCAGCAGTCTCTAGAgacacttaaataataataatagtttatttaaaggtaaaaacccagtgtaaaacaaacataataataataacaatacaaaaatagtaaaatagtaattaaaattgacattacactaatttaattgtctaactagtataggtattatctatacatattcgTATGTTCTGCTACTTTCTATTAGGCTCTTGGTGCACTGAAAGCCAATGTTTATAGATTGAGCAGTCCAGACACTCAGCCAGCGTGGTGAGAATCTCATTTTTCGATGATCGCAAACGGTACCAAAAATTTGCGTAAGAAGTCCGGTACTCTGGCCACCGCGAACATGCCCGACGCGCTGCAGTACCGCGGCAACTTCATCAGGATACGATACACATCATTGTATTGTACCCTGATGTTGTTGATTGCGCGTCTGGTGTACTTGGTCCAAAGTTGACATGAGTAGAAGCATAGACAGTATGCTCTAAACAATGTCACTTTGACCTGTTCGCTGCACTTTGCAAACCGACGTGCGAGCATGTTGCATCTGACAGACAGAGCACGTCGCTCCCTCTCTATATCTTCATTGTCATTGAGATCCTCAGTCACAACGTGTCCGAGATATCTGAACCGCTCAACCCTTTCAAGTAAATTTCCTTCAAGGAACACCCCAGGGATCCTCTCTGGACCTCTGCCTGCACGGAACACCATCGTAACTGTTTTCTTGACGTTATATTTTAAGCCATGATCTAAGGCGTAACGTTCGCAGATTGCAACTAGTTTACGAAGTCTACTGACTAATGGCACTGTCATTTATGTAAGACtctgtcaattttaattcaggtttcatgaaaaggactctatagacatgaaccgcacagtcaaaatattctttccgcgaatactggccgggagcggcccgtgtctgtcaacgtctgcgcggccgcgttacgatagatataaatacgttaatagaagaatattattttgtctgctacgacacgtgtctggcacgctaaatgtctgtagatatagaCGGACTCGTACTCTCGTAGTGAcatgttgtgtgtgtgtgcgacGGCGACGCGACACGGTTGTGCTGCCACTAATGTGTGTTCGCGGTCGACAATGACTGTCtctcaaatatattatatttgaataaatatttttgtattccttacttttttttaatttataaaataaatagtcaaattttgttttgtgttttatttttttaaataggtactgtGACGTATTTTCTTTTCTCATTATGCCGGAAGCACATTTTAAACAATAGGCTAGTTACTAGCAGACACTTTAAATAGtgttaaatagttcattatcattctactagattgaaatctTTTTTCTCATATTTTTAGATCcctgattacatgaaaattttagtttttaaatatgtttttgacaatacgagccaaaacgcctgtcggccatgatggtctataatTCGACTGTTTCACGACGTCACTGTAACAAATCTCTTGCAAacagagcgtttgacaaaaaaattataaaaaaaaatgaatgaattaagttaacaattagtttgacgtttattacatcaagtaacattgtgacgtcacaaaatggacagtGATTTTGACAatcggaaaatttaaaaatacatgaatttttaaaactgaatgACACTTATAGTTGGGCATTATTGCTTGTTGAAAATTATAGGCGCacacatagatttacgagtcggtacaagtacctaccttGATAATTCTATGGACGCACACGTCTatgtacttaggtacctacagaTACTAACTAATgttctattaataataataataattatagtccaGACAAGGAGGGAATCCTTGTAGGAGATGTAAGCTTGGACCTGCTACGGTCTTAGgatgataaattaataatgtaatcaTTGTGATCGCTAAAGATGTTTGTGTTAATGATTGCTACCGTCCCAGCTCAAGAGTAGGTACTTGTAGTCTGCGCGGACACCGCGAAGGCTAGGCTGAAAAGCCTTAACCCAGAAAGGAAAAAACGTACCGGGAGAGAAAGTTCCTCCacgccttacccgggcaagaaggcatagcctcgaggcccgtacccccactttattattattgcacGAAGACCTAATTTACCGAAACTTTTTGAAGATAATAGTATAACATAGCTCGACCCATGATTCGAACCGACATCATGATCCACCACAACCACTGGGCCAACGAGGCAGCTTTAACGAATATCTATAAGTTAGTTTTTGTATTTCTTGTCTCCAACCTCGCTGTTTCGAGCGCCAGTGAAACGTCCGTGGAACAAACCTCATTACCGGCGTTTAATAGCGTTCCTTTGTTATATCTGGCACTCAAATTACAGCACGTGCGACGTCAGCTGTCGCCACTCGAGGTAGGTGCACACCGTACCTACACCACCACACCGTGACCTTGGCTGATGTCCCGTCGCCCGCTGGCACAGAAACCATGTACCTACTGTGCGCGGTCGGACCTGTGGCGATGcattaatatttaggttatataataattgtaagttatttataactctttaagCTGCATTGTACAAAACCCACGCAACATTCCTTTGTGTTAGAATTACGTAACGCCGATGGAATGTCAACCCTTGTTAAGTGCTTCACACTTAGCCAATAACAGTTTCGACGTATAGGCGCCAGTTCGATTCTCCAATGACAGCCGTTATATTTCGGGATACAATAATCCTTTGTtcgtaaagtattataaatacttaatcttggccccactaggccagagtacgttaaacggcttaaccggctaccacgcttacggctaaatcgcggctctcatttcaacgtcataaatgcgtcacatacgcattcgatttatctttgttatttagtttgtacatTCTACTTTTAGTTCTATTCCgtgtacaaatataaaatatacctttttatattaattatgggagTTTAATTCATACACCACACGCGAACTCccataaagtggtgaccccgacaACAGTCATAAAGTGGTGATCCCGACAACAGtcataaagtggtgaccccAAACATAGTCATAAAGTGGTTTCGAATAgtcagtaattaataaatagacaATGTCCGAACGCGAAGAACAATCGGTTCAAGCTGTGCGCGTTAAAGTGCCACCCTTTTGGCCCGACGAACCGGCGTTATGGTTCGCACAACTCGAGGGTCAATTTGCGCTCGCGAACATAACCGTCGACGCGaccaaatataattatgtcatCGCGAACTTggacataaaatatatcacTGAAATAAAGGACATCATAAAAAACCCGCCGGCCGCAGACAAGTACGAAAAAGTGAAGGCGGAGTTAATTGCTCGGTTATCTGTGAGTCAAGAGCAAAGGGTCCGTCAACTTTTGACCCACGAAGACATCGGGGATCGTAAACCGTCTCAATTTTTGAGACATTTACAAAATCTCGCAGGCCCTAACGTTCCCGACGACTTTGTCCGTTCCCTGTGGTCGAGTCGCCTACCGACTCACATTCAAGTTATCCTCGCTTCGCAGCAAAAGAGCACGTTAGAGGAACTCGCAAAGCTAGCGGACACCGTAAGTGACGTCATCGGAACACAGCAAGTGCACGAGTTGGCCGCACCTACCGCAAACGATGAGGTATGCGAACTCAAGCGAGCTATCGACGAGTTGACACGTCAAGTGGCTGCCATGTCGTCACCTCCGCACGCGCAGCTATCGCGTGCCCGTACTCGCCCGAACGAGCGACACGGCTGGCGCCACCGTTCCCGAAGCCCCGCCTACAACCCTGCAGCTGATACACTGTGTTGGTACCATAGAAAGTTTCGAGAAAAATCTACTAAGTGCCGCGAACCGTGTTTCTTCTCGCGTAATAGTGTTACGGGAAACGAATCGGGCAGTCAATGAATGCGGCTGACAATGGCTGTCCCGTTTCACCCAGTCGCGTTATTGTTACAGATAAGAACACTAAGGCTCAATTTTTAATAGACACTGGTGCTGATTTGTGTGTTTATCCGCTAAGTAGAATAAGTTATAACAATAAGTCTTTAGTTAagaaatgcgattataaactgTTTGCCGCTAATGGTACCGAAATAAATACGTACGGTACGATTAGTTTAACACTTAATTTAGGGTTGCGTCGGGATTTTCACTGGCGTTTTGTGATAGCCGACGTAACCAAACCTATTATAGGAAtcgattttttgtgtttttataatttgcttGTAGATGTAAGAAACCGCTGTTTAGTTGATAAGCATACATCTTTAATTGTAAATGCACAGCCCGTCAACCACCCCGTTTGCGAAATTAAAACGGTTACAGGTACCTCGCGTTACCACACGTTATTAAAACGGTATCCTGAGGTCACGCGACCTTCTGGCGAGCCTACGATACGAGAGGTTAAACATAAAACGGTACACTATATTCGTACTACGCCCGGTCCTCCCGTATACAGCCGACCACGCAGATTAGCACCGGACCGCTTGCTTCGCGCTAAACGCGAGTTCGAAGTCATGGTTAGAGCCGGAATCGCACGTAGATCTGACAGTCCGTGGGCTGCTCCGCTGCATCTCGTACCGAAAAAAGACGGTACGGACCGTCCTTGCGGAGATTATAGAGGTTTGAATGCGCGTACAATACCGGACCGTTATCCAGTGCGTCATATCGCGGACTTCTCGCATAACCTGCATGGGTGTACTGTCTTCAGCAAAATCGATTTAGTGCGTGCTTATCATTTAATTCCTGTGAACCCCGCTGATATACCTAAAACAGCGATTACAAGTGTTTTTGGCTTATTCGAGTTCCCTTTTTTATCTTTTGGCCTCCGAAACGCAGCACAAACGTTTCAAAGGTTTATGGACGAAATGTTAAGAGACCTCGACTTTGCTTTTCCGTACATAGACGACATTTTGATCGCGTCACGGAACCACGACGAACACGAACGTCACCTCGCGCTTGTATTAGAACGCTTACGTGAACACGGCGCCGTTATAAATTCTGCAAAAAGCGTATTCGGTGCTTCAGAAGTAGAATTTTTGGGTTACCAGGTTACAGCGAATGGCACGAGACCTACGCCTAATAAAGTCAGTGCTATTCAAAACTTCACGCAGCCGAAAACTCTAAAAGAACTTCGGAGATTTTTAGGTATGATTAACTTCTACagaaggtacctacctaacgcTGCAAAAACTCAAACACCATTGAATCGACTTCTTAGTGGTCAAAACGTTAAGGCAAACACACCCGTAATCTGGACCGATGAATTAGAGCAGGCgtttaatataagtaaacagAGTCTTGTAGACGCTACTATGCTAGCTCACCCCGACCCGACTGCAGAGCTAATGTTAGTTTGTGATGCTTCCGACGTCACGATAGGCAGCGTTTTGCAACAGAAAGTTGAAGGTAATATTCAACCCCTTGCTTTCTTCTCCAAAAAACTCAATACTGCCCAACGCAAGTACAGCCCTTTCGACCGCGAGCTATTAGCAATTTACGAAGCTGTGAAATACTTTCGCTTCATGATTGAAATTAAAACGTTTTCGATTTGGACCGATCACAAACCAATTGTCGCCGCTTTTCGCAAGGCATCGGAAAACTGTTCTCCACGTCAATTCCGGTATTTCGATTTCGTTTCGCAATTTACGACCGACGTACGACACATATCCGGAGACGACAATATCGTAGCTGATGCACTGTCAAGAATAGAAACGATTTCTAACGACATTAATTTGCAACAACTCGCCATAGCCCAAGAGACAGACTCCGAACTTCGACATCTATTGCACAACCATACTTCGTTGGacttacagaaaattaaaatttctgatTCGAGCGAATGTAAAGTTTTTTGCGATATTTCAGGACCGAGACCGCGCATTTATCTCACACCTGAATTCCGTAAACAGGCTTTCGATTTAGTCCATGGGTTAAGTCATCCTGGTGCTACGCCCACCATTCGACTGATGACAGAGAGATACGTCTGGCCTAATATACGTAAAAATTGCAGAGCCTGGACTAAAGCCTGTCTTGCTTGTCAAAGATCGAAAGTTTCACGACACACTAGAGCTCCAATTCATAGTTTTACTCCTCCATCTGCACGTTTCTCTTATATTCACGTTGATATAATCGGACCACTAGTGATATCACACGGTTATCGCTATTGCTTAACCGCAGTGGACCGTTTTTCGCGTTGGCCTGAAGTGATACCGCTCGAAGATATCACCGCCGAAAGAGTAGCGCGCGCTTTCATTAGTGGATGGATCGCACGTTTTGGATGCCCGCAACGGATTACGACCGATCGTGGTCGTCAATTCGAGTCGCATTTGTTTAAAGAGCTTGCTACGCTCACGGGAGCACAGCACCTTACTACCACCGCATATCATCCCGCTGCAAATGGTTTAGTCGAACGATTCCACCGACAATTGAAGGCCGCTATCATGTgccaaaacaatgaaaattggTATGAAGTTTTGCCTCTTGTTTTACTCGGTATTCGTTGCGCCTGGAAGGAAGATATAGCATCAACCTCCGCTGAGCTATTGTACGGTGAAAGCTTACGTTTGCCTGGTGATCTGTTTCTACCTTCCACGTCGGAAGTCACGGATTACAACGATTTTCTATCTCGACTTCGCAAACATATACGCGCTTTAAAACCTACACCGGTCGTTCGACACGGAGATTCGAAAACATTCGTTAGTAAGGATCTATCAACCGCCGTTGCTGTTTTTCTAAGGCAAGATGCAGTACGTAAACCGCTCCAACATCCATACTCTGGCCCATATAAAATCGTTGAAAGGTCagagaaaacttttaaaatcgatATCGCTGGTAAAATTGTTACGGTTTCAATCGATCGTTTAAAACCGGCATACGTCATTAACGAATCTCTCGTGCCCGCAGTTCCTACATCGCCTGTTACTAAGCCAACGGCAATAACTACTCGCTCTGGCAGACGCGTAAAATTTCCAGCGAAGCTTACGACCTACCGGTCTCCCGGGGGGCTGATGTGGCGATGcattaatatttaggttatataataattgtaagttatttataactctttaagCTGCATTGTACAAAACCCACGCAACATTCCTTTGTGTTAGAATTACGTAACGCCGATGGAATGTCAACCCTTGTTAAGTGCTTCACACTTAGCCAATAACAGTTTCGACGTATAGGCGCCAGTTCGATTCTCCAATGACAGCCGTTATATTTCGGGATACAATAATCCTTTGTtcgtaaagtattataaatacttaatcttggccccactaggccagagtacgttaaacggcttaaccggctaccacgcttacggctaaatcgcggctctcatttcaacgtcataaatgcgtcacatacgcattcgatttatctttgttatttagtttgtacatTCTACTTTTAGTTCTATTCCgtgtacaaatataaaatatacctttttatattaattatgggagTTTAATTCATACACCACACGCGCGCTCCCATAGAccaaacaagcatttttttattttttatcaagttagcccttgactgcgatctcacctgatgttatatGAATGTAATCTAAGACGGAAGAAGTTTATTTATTCTACCTGTACCTACCTCtgatggtttctacgcggcatcgtaccggaatgtaaaatcgcttggtggtacctACCTAAGTCTTTGTAGGTTGGGTGTTAACTAGCTGCAGTCGATTCCTACCACCaaaccagacctgagccaattttgaaaatctatcAGCCTGAGCCGAGACTCAACGCCTCAATGATTCAAAGAATCTCAATGACTAGTATATTATCGTCACTTAACTCAAAATCAATAGGCTAGACTGCCTATTTATTTGAAGTTAAGCTAGTAACTTGTCTGTAACtacaagaaataaacaaaatgtaggTAGTAGTAGGTACTGTAATATTGACGGACAACTTCCATTTAGGCTAGAAGCTGCTACAGCAGGTACCACAGGCACAGTCCCGTACAACCTCTTCAAGAACTACGCATGTTAAAGACTCGATTCAACACTCAGGACATTTCCCAACAGTTGGTCCGGAGCGCAGCTATTGTAGTTTAGAACAATGCGCCGCCTACGGCTCATATAAACTATAATAGGAAACCAATTTCCAGTGCTTGCGACAGATAGCGACAGAGAGCACGCCGCAGGAGCCATGCGGCGGCCGATCCTCCTGTTGTGCCTCGCCGCGCGCCTCAGCCACGAGCTGCAGGCCGTGCAGCGATACTTCGCAGCGCGCCGCTCGAGCCAGCTCGCCGCGCCCTCCGCCTACCTCTACAGCCGGCTCGGCGCCGGCCGCACCCTCGGAGCTCTGCACGCCCGGGAGAAAAGGGGAGGAGCACAAAACGCAACGAGTTTACAACACGAACTCATGAATGTCTCTACGACGAGTCCCGAACGCCAGGAGAGCAGCAACACATCCAGCGACGTCCCCTCCCTGTCGGTCACGGCGAGGTACTCGCTCTGGCCGGCGAGCGGAGCCGCATCGAACGCCATGAAAGGTTACGGCTCGGTGTTTCGTATCGACGATGAAGATCTTCGCGCAGATGTCAAAACTTCCTTCTATTTTTGGCCTCTCTTTTACCAGACTCTATACGAATTCGAACCCACTTCACTCGGGGAAGCCAAGAAGGCGATAGATAAACGGTTCGCGATGCCAACGGCAGGAAAAATTATACCGGTTCACGAAAATGTCGACGAAACGATCGACGATGACTCTGGGAGCAACAGAAACGCGATTCAAGATTACAAACATACTGAGGCAGGAGCGACTGAGAGTCctgttaattatgataataaaccGTTATTATATAATGGCATAAACGATTCCTTCAACAAAACGAACGAAGACGATTCGACTACACTCAAAGAACTTCCCTGGGAAAGGGAAATGGACCACGAAATGTCTTCACAAGATATCGAAGATAGCGAGCGACTGAGGCGTTTACAAGAAAATAACCCCAGTAGTAACAGGAAGGAAAATACCAATACTTTAGTAGCACACGACGGACTCGACGCATTACAGGAGTCCGTGCGTAACCAAGGTCGCAATTCCTATCGCGAATCTGCATCTAATGAAAAAGGAGACGACAACAGGCACAGCTACGGCGGAGACTACGAGTACGAAGGAGACAATTACAGGGGATTCGAAGATTTTGTTGACTCTTTCGCAAACAAATATGGATTAGAAGAGCATGACAGAGAAGCTAAATTCGCTAAGAAGAATAATGCAGATAAAGGTGAAAAAAAGAAAGGATTTCGCACAGTCTACCACAAAGATGAATACCAAGAGCACCATGACTTCTTTGATAACACCGACAATAATGAAAATGTTGAAGAGAAGGGTGCATCTAAAGTTCACATCGGTGGTTCGGAAGGAATTGTGCGTTCCTTGGCAGGCGCTGCGACTGGCAAAGATAAAAGTAAGCTTAAGAATACagaaaatattgaaagaaaTCAGTACGAGAGAAACCAAATTGATAAAGAAGGACTCACCGACGTTGAACAAGAATTAGAGCAGTATAGAGACGTCATTAAACGTATGGCACAAAGTGACAATGCTCAATATTTCGATCGCTACCTGTAGACCCAAGGTGCCCGCCGAGACTCTCGTACTGGTAATTGTGCCACATATCTTACTACATACCTAGAAGCTTTAACGTTTTATGTCTATGTTTTGTGGGCTAAACAAGTTAATAAATTAGCTTCGAAACGAAGAAAACTGGCATTGAATGGTTATGGATAATTGATAATTAGTAGAATTTAAGAACaatgtgtttttgtttgttactcagttttttatttttacattaaccTACCCGGTTTACAAGTGCTAATTCTATTTCTCAATGAGTCATGTAACTAAATATTTGAGggttttatacatattttattaaaaagttattacaTTTTAGTAACACacaactgttttatttattcaaatgaaaGAATATTTTTCTTGTGTAATATTTCCTCGCTTCGCTTCTCGCTAATCTTAAAATGTTTCCCTATTTGAATTGATTGATCACTCCGCGGACGAACCCTGGGATCGTTTTCGGTGGCAGCTCTTCTTGCTCTCGGTCCAGGGAAGTGGTTGAAAGGGAAAACAGCGgtaaatatgacaatatttttGGAATTTCTCCTTTCTTTTCTCCCAATCTATCCTGAGCCCCAAAACTTAGCGGAGACGATCTCGCCGTTCTAGTCGGTCGATTGCTCTTCTCTTCCTTGCTGTCCTCGCCCTCATCACTGGCCGTGTTTTTGCTGTTAGACTTTCTATATATTTCCATAGTCTTGGTTCCAGCGGTGAACTCTTCGTCATACTCTTCCTCTTTCATTTTATCGGCGCCTGCTTTCCGTGCCACTTTGACGGAAGGCTTGCCTGCGTCTCGCGGCGCCACGTCTCCCACGGGCCGGAGCGCGAGCACCGGCGCCGGCcgtgcttttttaatttttgaagttcTTGCTTTCACCCTCGGCTGCAGCGGCTTCCCCCGGCCGGCGAACTCGTCGTGGTCCACGTCGAAGTCGTAGTCGTCGACGTCGAAGTCTTCGTCCTCGTGTTCGACGGAATCCGAAACCCGTTTCGGAAACTTCAACTTGGCCTGATAGTCCTCATCGCTGCCGCCGTCGGCGAACTTTGGTATCGGCTTTTTGACGAGGGGGACATTCAGCTTGCTCGCTTTCGTGTCTCTCGTCGCGGTCCCGGTCGCTCGGCTCGAGTCCGAGAGCCTCGGCTTGCGAATCGTTTTGAGGTGAAAATATTCGCCTTCCTTGAACGACAGCTTCCCATCGAAGTCGTCGGCCACATTCCTGGCGTCGATTCTCTCAGCGAGCGACTTACCGTCCGCGGCGTACGACAGGCTACACAGACACGCGGTCCACAGAAGCGTCCTCATGGCGGCGGGCGCGCCGactggcggcggcggcgacgAAAGGAAATATCGTGTGTTGATACTTGACAGTTATCGTCGGCGAAACAAAACAATCCGTGAGCTAAGCACAATGTCATCTAGCGCACAATTGTTTTGATAACACGGTGAGAGGTGAGACGTAGCTGCGGAATGCTCCCTGAGCGGCTGAGCGGCGAGCCTCCGCGGCCCTCTGCGCTGCCTTGTACACGTACATTGATTAAGATTCAATAAAGGGCTCATTCCTTTTGTTTTGATGAGATGTATACCCCAAT is a window encoding:
- the LOC128199314 gene encoding uncharacterized protein LOC128199314 gives rise to the protein MVFRAGRGPERIPGVFLEGNLLERVERFRYLGHVVTEDLNDNEDIERERRALSVRCNMLARRFAKCSEQVKVTLFRAYCLCFYSCQLWTKYTRRAINNIRVQYNDVYRILMKLPRYCSASGMFAVARVPDFLRKFLVPFAIIEK
- the LOC128199315 gene encoding uncharacterized protein LOC128199315, with the protein product MSEREEQSVQAVRVKVPPFWPDEPALWFAQLEGQFALANITVDATKYNYVIANLDIKYITEIKDIIKNPPAADKYEKVKAELIARLSVSQEQRVRQLLTHEDIGDRKPSQFLRHLQNLAGPNVPDDFVRSLWSSRLPTHIQVILASQQKSTLEELAKLADTVSDVIGTQQVHELAAPTANDEVCELKRAIDELTRQVAAMSSPPHAQLSRARTRPNERHGWRHRSRSPAYNPAADTLCWYHRKFREKSTKCREPCFFSRNSVTGNESGSQ
- the LOC112053075 gene encoding uncharacterized protein LOC112053075 yields the protein MRRPILLLCLAARLSHELQAVQRYFAARRSSQLAAPSAYLYSRLGAGRTLGALHAREKRGGAQNATSLQHELMNVSTTSPERQESSNTSSDVPSLSVTARYSLWPASGAASNAMKGYGSVFRIDDEDLRADVKTSFYFWPLFYQTLYEFEPTSLGEAKKAIDKRFAMPTAGKIIPVHENVDETIDDDSGSNRNAIQDYKHTEAGATESPVNYDNKPLLYNGINDSFNKTNEDDSTTLKELPWEREMDHEMSSQDIEDSERLRRLQENNPSSNRKENTNTLVAHDGLDALQESVRNQGRNSYRESASNEKGDDNRHSYGGDYEYEGDNYRGFEDFVDSFANKYGLEEHDREAKFAKKNNADKGEKKKGFRTVYHKDEYQEHHDFFDNTDNNENVEEKGASKVHIGGSEGIVRSLAGAATGKDKSKLKNTENIERNQYERNQIDKEGLTDVEQELEQYRDVIKRMAQSDNAQYFDRYL
- the LOC112053072 gene encoding uncharacterized protein LOC112053072, whose protein sequence is MRTLLWTACLCSLSYAADGKSLAERIDARNVADDFDGKLSFKEGEYFHLKTIRKPRLSDSSRATGTATRDTKASKLNVPLVKKPIPKFADGGSDEDYQAKLKFPKRVSDSVEHEDEDFDVDDYDFDVDHDEFAGRGKPLQPRVKARTSKIKKARPAPVLALRPVGDVAPRDAGKPSVKVARKAGADKMKEEEYDEEFTAGTKTMEIYRKSNSKNTASDEGEDSKEEKSNRPTRTARSSPLSFGAQDRLGEKKGEIPKILSYLPLFSLSTTSLDREQEELPPKTIPGFVRGVINQFK